One part of the Ralstonia pickettii genome encodes these proteins:
- a CDS encoding SPOR domain-containing protein, which produces MTLRLALLLLLLVNGVLLAANTGVFGPEVSKAWFESEREPDRMRRQIRTEEIRILEPAPASSPAAAVPKSAPGSPEASPPAASGTQANLEPTALTTAAAGNGGTCTELGGLTEAQATRSIDQLRQVAGVQVERFTRQEDNRWWVHMPARDTRDDAERKVSELKRRNVADSAIVQEGNTFVVSLGLFRDKERAQQRLDELRAKDVRTAVVTQTRRLGSQTSLRVTATADAASGVAAQLAALKKTLGTEDLHACVAVTASR; this is translated from the coding sequence ATGACGCTTCGCCTCGCCCTGCTGCTCCTGCTGCTCGTCAACGGCGTTCTGCTCGCGGCCAATACCGGCGTGTTCGGGCCAGAAGTGTCCAAGGCGTGGTTCGAGAGCGAGCGCGAGCCTGACCGCATGCGGCGCCAGATCCGCACCGAAGAGATCCGTATTCTCGAACCGGCACCGGCTTCTTCACCGGCTGCTGCCGTACCCAAATCGGCGCCGGGCTCGCCGGAGGCCTCCCCGCCTGCCGCGTCAGGCACGCAAGCCAACCTCGAGCCTACGGCCCTGACGACCGCTGCTGCTGGAAACGGCGGCACCTGCACCGAACTGGGCGGCCTGACCGAAGCACAAGCCACGCGCAGCATTGATCAGCTCAGGCAGGTGGCGGGCGTGCAGGTCGAGCGCTTCACGCGCCAGGAAGACAACCGCTGGTGGGTCCACATGCCGGCACGCGACACGCGCGACGACGCCGAGCGCAAGGTGTCTGAACTCAAGCGCCGCAACGTGGCGGATTCAGCCATCGTGCAGGAAGGCAATACGTTCGTGGTATCGCTGGGCTTGTTTCGCGACAAGGAGCGCGCGCAGCAGCGCCTCGATGAACTGCGCGCAAAGGACGTGCGCACGGCCGTGGTCACGCAAACGCGCCGGCTTGGCTCGCAGACGTCGCTGCGCGTGACCGCCACCGCCGACGCGGCTTCGGGCGTCGCAGCCCAACTGGCCGCGCTGAAGAAAACGCTGGGCACCGAAGACCTGCACGCGTGCGTGGCGGTCACGGCATCGCGCTAA
- a CDS encoding type III pantothenate kinase, whose amino-acid sequence MTRLKVSAAHAAPARPLLLIDAGNTRIKWAWIAGGADAELALPEEPGGTPWQHAGARARDRLAELVEDWRDCHASGVAPPEVWISAVAGPALRDALTARIARVFDGARVRIAASEDATAGLRNGYRDPTQLGTDRWVGAVGARHLWPDTALLLVTAGTATTLDIVTPDGLFAGGLILPGLTLMMRALSRNTAQLPEVDVSYLSAGDVVAPPWADNTQDAIALGCVIAQAGAIAQTWLALQKQHPGPARCVLSGGARAALGPHLRMPFQMHDNLVLLGLQVLARASRDGAATLA is encoded by the coding sequence ATGACACGCCTGAAGGTGTCGGCCGCGCACGCTGCCCCCGCCCGTCCGCTGTTGCTGATCGACGCGGGAAACACACGCATCAAATGGGCGTGGATTGCCGGGGGTGCCGATGCCGAACTCGCCCTGCCGGAGGAGCCCGGCGGCACGCCCTGGCAGCATGCCGGCGCCCGCGCGCGCGATCGATTGGCAGAACTGGTGGAAGACTGGCGCGATTGCCATGCCTCCGGCGTTGCCCCACCCGAGGTGTGGATCAGCGCGGTGGCCGGCCCGGCATTGCGCGATGCACTCACTGCGCGCATCGCCCGCGTGTTCGACGGGGCGCGCGTGCGCATTGCGGCATCGGAAGACGCCACCGCCGGCCTGCGCAATGGGTATCGCGACCCCACGCAACTCGGCACTGACCGATGGGTCGGCGCGGTCGGCGCCCGCCATCTGTGGCCCGACACGGCCTTGCTGCTCGTGACGGCGGGCACCGCCACCACGCTCGACATCGTCACGCCCGACGGCCTGTTTGCCGGCGGCCTGATACTGCCCGGTCTCACGTTGATGATGCGCGCGCTGTCGCGCAACACCGCGCAGTTGCCCGAAGTGGACGTCAGCTACCTGAGCGCGGGCGACGTTGTGGCGCCGCCCTGGGCCGACAATACGCAGGACGCCATCGCGCTGGGCTGCGTCATCGCCCAGGCAGGCGCCATTGCGCAGACGTGGCTGGCACTGCAGAAGCAACATCCCGGGCCGGCACGCTGCGTGCTGAGCGGCGGGGCGCGCGCTGCGCTGGGGCCGCATCTGCGCATGCCGTTCCAGATGCACGATAATCTCGTGCTGCTTGGCCTGCAGGTGCTGGCGCGTGCAAGCCGGGACGGCGCCGCGACGCTGGCCTAG
- a CDS encoding biotin--[acetyl-CoA-carboxylase] ligase: protein MSLAEPSARWRLARERIQPSGLAAGWPVDVVEATGSTNADLMAAVRDAAWPANPAMPAPAGTAPLLGARVLAAQRQTAGRGRQGRPWDGDHGLTFSVACAFAGEPALLGGLSLAVGVAVADAVAGYAEARGGSGQALALKWPNDVQIAGRKLAGILVETVRKEAGQTWAVIGIGLNLERPRVLEATLGRGLSGVEELVDAPEPNAVFSALLTSLGEHLQRFGAQGLAPFVAPFAARDAFAGEQVRLWQDGTVVLEGVAHGIDAQGRLAIESGGRVQWVHSGEVSLRSAEADQP, encoded by the coding sequence ATGTCTCTTGCAGAACCCTCCGCGCGGTGGCGCCTTGCGCGCGAGCGTATCCAGCCCAGCGGCCTGGCTGCCGGCTGGCCTGTCGATGTGGTCGAGGCCACCGGCTCCACCAACGCCGATCTGATGGCCGCCGTGCGTGATGCCGCCTGGCCTGCCAACCCTGCGATGCCTGCTCCTGCCGGCACGGCGCCGCTGCTGGGCGCCCGGGTGCTGGCCGCCCAGCGGCAGACTGCAGGACGTGGCCGCCAGGGCCGCCCGTGGGATGGTGACCACGGCCTGACGTTTTCCGTCGCCTGCGCCTTTGCGGGGGAGCCCGCGCTGCTCGGCGGCCTGAGCCTGGCCGTCGGTGTCGCCGTGGCTGACGCGGTCGCCGGGTACGCGGAAGCGCGGGGCGGCAGCGGACAGGCGCTCGCCCTGAAATGGCCCAACGATGTGCAGATCGCCGGGCGCAAGCTGGCCGGCATCCTCGTCGAGACCGTGCGGAAGGAAGCGGGTCAGACCTGGGCCGTCATCGGCATCGGCCTGAATCTGGAACGGCCGCGCGTGCTGGAAGCCACGCTGGGCCGCGGGCTGTCGGGCGTGGAAGAACTCGTGGATGCGCCAGAGCCGAATGCCGTGTTCTCGGCCCTGCTCACATCGCTGGGGGAGCATCTGCAGCGCTTCGGCGCGCAGGGCCTGGCGCCGTTCGTTGCGCCGTTTGCCGCCCGTGATGCCTTTGCCGGCGAACAGGTGCGCCTGTGGCAGGACGGCACCGTGGTGCTGGAAGGCGTGGCGCATGGCATCGACGCGCAGGGCCGCCTGGCGATTGAGTCGGGCGGACGTGTGCAGTGGGTGCACAGCGGCGAGGTCTCCTTGCGCAGCGCAGAGGCGGACCAGCCATGA
- a CDS encoding MlaE family ABC transporter permease: MITCRTPQLEVRVVDGRSVAFLSGDWTTLALAERAGVRSARQQIRAGLDNANAWCLTEVGRIDHFGAQLLWRAWGNQWPEHLDARPDQRRMLDRVAKLDPGGWKQRLAPRMNPVAILGEGMLDFFDHASNGIAMVGQLVFDLGRFVRAPHRGPWREISANIYSTGYKALGITALVGFLIGIVLSYLSANQLRVFGASIFIVNILGMAIIRELGPVLAAILVAGRSGSAITAQIGVMRVTEELDAMRVMGISHGFRLILPKVIALAIAMPLLVAWTDLLALAGGILAAKFQLDISPTYFITSLPDAVPVANLWLGIGKGVVFGMLIALVACHFGLRIQPNTQSLGEGTTTSVVVSITIVILADAVFAILFKDVGI; encoded by the coding sequence TTGATCACCTGCCGTACACCGCAGCTTGAAGTGCGCGTTGTCGATGGACGCTCCGTCGCCTTTCTCTCTGGCGACTGGACCACGCTTGCCCTGGCCGAACGCGCCGGCGTGCGCAGCGCGCGCCAGCAGATCCGCGCCGGGCTGGACAACGCCAACGCGTGGTGCCTGACCGAAGTCGGCCGTATCGACCACTTTGGCGCACAACTGCTCTGGCGTGCCTGGGGCAATCAGTGGCCCGAACATCTGGATGCCCGGCCCGACCAGCGTCGCATGCTCGATCGTGTTGCGAAGCTCGACCCCGGCGGCTGGAAGCAGCGTCTGGCGCCCCGCATGAACCCCGTGGCGATCCTCGGCGAGGGCATGCTCGATTTTTTCGATCACGCGAGCAATGGCATCGCCATGGTCGGCCAGCTCGTGTTCGACTTGGGCAGGTTCGTGCGCGCGCCGCATCGCGGGCCGTGGCGCGAAATCTCCGCCAACATCTACAGCACGGGCTACAAGGCGCTGGGCATCACGGCGCTGGTGGGCTTCTTGATCGGTATCGTTTTGAGCTACCTGTCGGCCAACCAGCTGCGCGTGTTCGGGGCCAGCATCTTCATCGTCAACATTTTGGGCATGGCCATCATCCGCGAGCTTGGGCCGGTGCTGGCGGCGATTCTGGTGGCGGGGCGTTCGGGCTCGGCCATCACGGCGCAGATCGGCGTGATGCGGGTGACCGAGGAGCTGGATGCGATGCGCGTGATGGGCATCTCGCACGGTTTCCGCCTGATCCTGCCCAAGGTGATTGCGCTGGCGATCGCCATGCCGCTGCTGGTGGCGTGGACGGATCTTCTCGCGCTGGCGGGCGGTATTCTCGCGGCCAAGTTCCAGCTCGACATCAGTCCGACGTATTTCATCACCTCGTTGCCCGATGCGGTGCCGGTGGCCAACCTGTGGCTCGGCATCGGCAAGGGCGTGGTGTTTGGCATGCTGATCGCGCTGGTGGCCTGCCACTTCGGCCTGCGCATCCAGCCCAACACGCAGAGCCTGGGCGAGGGCACGACGACGTCCGTCGTGGTGTCGATCACCATCGTCATACTCGCCGATGCGGTGTTCGCCATCCTCTTCAAGGACGTCGGGATATGA
- a CDS encoding ABC transporter ATP-binding protein, protein MTRPRHPHIKPAAEPPAITPARERVIEVRNVTKRYGKVTVLDNIDLDVFRGEVLSIVGGSGSGKTTLLRQVVGLEKPTSGTIHIFGEELTCQVGNDLQSMRNRWGMQFQHGALFSALSVIDNVALPMRELRTLPDAFIQRVAMLKLQMVGLKSTDADKMPSDLSGGMIKRVALARALSLEPELVFLDEPTAGLDPRASDDYVALIRELRQELGLTVVMVTHDLDTLVALSDRIAVLADRKVLAAKPLEQIIQIDHPFIKEYFLGERGKRALMALGPQMTEAVAAASLSTQED, encoded by the coding sequence ATGACGCGGCCCCGCCATCCTCACATCAAGCCCGCAGCGGAACCGCCGGCAATTACGCCCGCGCGCGAACGCGTGATCGAGGTGCGCAACGTCACCAAGCGCTACGGCAAGGTGACCGTGCTCGACAACATCGATCTGGACGTGTTTCGCGGCGAGGTGCTTTCCATCGTCGGCGGTTCGGGCAGCGGCAAGACGACGCTGTTGCGCCAGGTGGTGGGCCTGGAGAAGCCCACCTCGGGCACGATCCACATCTTTGGCGAAGAGCTGACCTGTCAGGTTGGCAACGATCTGCAGTCGATGCGCAACCGCTGGGGCATGCAGTTCCAGCACGGCGCGTTGTTCTCGGCGCTGTCCGTGATCGACAACGTGGCGTTGCCGATGCGCGAATTGCGCACGCTGCCCGACGCGTTCATCCAGCGCGTGGCGATGCTCAAGCTGCAGATGGTGGGCCTCAAATCCACCGATGCCGACAAGATGCCGTCGGACCTGTCGGGCGGCATGATCAAACGCGTGGCACTGGCACGGGCCTTGTCGCTGGAGCCGGAACTGGTGTTTCTGGACGAGCCGACCGCCGGGCTGGACCCGCGCGCATCGGACGATTACGTCGCGCTTATTCGCGAACTGCGCCAGGAACTGGGCCTGACGGTGGTGATGGTGACGCACGATCTCGACACCCTGGTGGCGCTGTCCGACCGCATTGCCGTGCTGGCGGATCGCAAGGTGCTGGCGGCCAAGCCGCTGGAGCAGATCATTCAGATCGATCATCCCTTCATCAAGGAGTATTTCCTCGGTGAACGGGGCAAACGGGCTCTTATGGCGCTGGGCCCGCAGATGACGGAGGCGGTGGCTGCGGCCTCGCTTTCGACGCAGGAGGATTGA
- a CDS encoding MlaD family protein has product MENKAHAFLAGLFTIGLAIFMGLAVMWFNRDQTVRVPYEVVTRSTVNGLNPQASVKYRGLDVGKVDSIRFDDKVPGQIVVRVLVDKDAPITTTTYGRLAYQGVTGLAYVQLDDRGFDNSQHAPSPVRLATSQKDPARIRMDAGFLDELDKRGDQMLSKLDQTLSSLSIMFDDEHRQQVTASLQAFQKTMDAYSTLAQQAEPTMRRLPQIADNLDSTLVATRKLTQSLSDPKGPLMTTLSGAGTDLTAATQSMQSAANVLTYETLPQLNGFAREARQAVRGFDHAVTDFNARPQSVLFGPAPGAPGPGETGFTAPAARASAQP; this is encoded by the coding sequence ATGGAAAACAAAGCCCACGCATTCCTGGCCGGGCTGTTTACGATCGGGCTGGCCATCTTCATGGGCCTGGCGGTCATGTGGTTCAACCGCGACCAGACCGTGCGCGTGCCCTACGAAGTGGTCACCCGCTCCACTGTCAACGGGCTGAACCCGCAGGCTTCCGTGAAATACCGCGGCTTGGACGTCGGCAAGGTCGACAGCATCCGCTTTGACGACAAGGTGCCGGGGCAGATCGTCGTGCGTGTGCTGGTCGACAAGGATGCGCCCATCACCACGACGACGTATGGGCGCCTGGCGTACCAGGGCGTGACGGGCCTCGCCTATGTGCAGCTCGACGACCGCGGTTTCGACAACAGCCAGCACGCGCCCAGTCCCGTGCGTCTGGCCACTTCCCAGAAGGATCCCGCGCGCATCCGCATGGACGCCGGCTTTCTGGACGAATTGGACAAGCGCGGCGACCAGATGCTGTCCAAGCTCGATCAGACGCTCAGTTCGCTGTCGATCATGTTCGACGACGAGCACCGCCAGCAGGTCACTGCGTCGCTGCAAGCGTTCCAGAAGACGATGGACGCCTACAGCACGCTCGCGCAGCAGGCGGAGCCGACCATGCGCCGCCTGCCGCAGATTGCTGACAACCTCGACTCCACGCTGGTGGCCACGCGCAAGCTCACGCAGTCGCTGTCCGATCCGAAGGGGCCTTTGATGACGACGCTCTCCGGTGCCGGCACCGATCTGACGGCCGCAACGCAGTCGATGCAATCCGCAGCCAACGTGTTGACGTACGAAACGCTGCCGCAGCTCAATGGCTTTGCACGCGAGGCCCGCCAGGCCGTGCGCGGTTTCGACCATGCCGTGACCGACTTCAACGCCCGGCCGCAAAGCGTGCTGTTTGGCCCCGCACCCGGCGCGCCTGGCCCCGGTGAAACCGGCTTCACCGCGCCCGCCGCCCGCGCTTCGGCTCAGCCCTGA
- a CDS encoding ABC-type transport auxiliary lipoprotein family protein: MPMLSAVFRRACALPALMALSLLAACSSAPVAPAALYDFGLAPAASAGARLPTALRVADVAGPGWMDGNAIYYRLAYAQGQRTDAYANSRWVESPVSLFDARLRNAAAGRGQVIGYPTPDVPSLRVELVDFSQVFDRPDASRGVVRLRATVSLARGVIDQRVVQADAPAPSPDAAGGVAALTQASDKAIGEVLDWVAGLPLAASASSTPATPGAALGSRRR, translated from the coding sequence ATGCCGATGTTGTCCGCTGTGTTCCGCCGCGCGTGCGCGCTGCCTGCCCTGATGGCGCTGTCGCTGCTGGCAGCTTGCTCCAGCGCGCCGGTGGCGCCCGCCGCCCTCTATGACTTTGGACTCGCGCCGGCCGCAAGCGCCGGCGCGCGCCTGCCCACCGCCTTGCGCGTGGCCGACGTGGCCGGCCCGGGCTGGATGGACGGCAACGCCATCTATTACCGCCTCGCCTATGCGCAAGGCCAGCGTACCGACGCCTACGCCAACAGCCGCTGGGTGGAATCGCCCGTGAGTCTGTTCGATGCCCGTTTGCGCAATGCGGCGGCAGGGCGCGGCCAGGTGATCGGCTATCCCACGCCCGATGTGCCGAGCCTGCGTGTCGAGCTGGTCGATTTTTCACAGGTATTCGACAGGCCCGATGCCAGCCGCGGCGTGGTGCGCCTGCGTGCAACCGTGTCACTGGCGCGTGGTGTGATCGACCAGCGCGTGGTACAGGCGGACGCGCCGGCCCCGAGCCCGGACGCTGCAGGCGGCGTGGCCGCCCTCACGCAGGCATCGGACAAGGCCATCGGCGAGGTGCTCGACTGGGTGGCGGGCCTGCCGCTCGCGGCCTCCGCCTCTTCGACACCGGCAACGCCCGGCGCTGCACTTGGCTCGCGCCGGCGCTAA